Proteins from a genomic interval of Tenacibaculum sp. SZ-18:
- a CDS encoding DUF418 domain-containing protein, with protein sequence MITYLSPTQTFLTAIVVFTFQIIFSKIWLKYFQFGPTEWLWRCLTYRKSFKLKRN encoded by the coding sequence ATGATTACATATTTGAGCCCAACGCAAACTTTTTTAACAGCAATAGTTGTGTTTACTTTTCAGATAATTTTTAGCAAAATTTGGTTAAAGTATTTTCAGTTTGGTCCAACGGAATGGCTTTGGAGATGTTTAACTTACAGGAAGTCATTTAAACTAAAAAGAAACTAA